Proteins from one Mycobacterium adipatum genomic window:
- a CDS encoding ISL3 family transposase: protein MPDATGRAGFACADLTTFCRLDELGLQVTGQRLEPGRAVLACRVTDEDRWCRRCGEEGIPRDSLTRTLAHEPFGWRPTTLLVTIRRYRCAGCAHVWRQDTTRMAEPRAKLSRRALRWALEAIVCQHLSVARIAEALAVSWNTANNAVLAEGRRVLIADPARFDGVAVIGVDEHVWRHTRRGDRYVTVIIDLTPVRDGTGPARLLDMVEGRSKKAFQDWLAERPQDWRDGVDVVAMDGFSGFKTATAEELPEAATVMDPFHVVRLAGNALDECRRRVQLATCGHRGRKSDPLYTCRRTLHTGADLLTDRQRTRLAALFAADAHAEVEATWQMYQRTVAAYREPDRTKGRTMMAALITTLSTGVPKPLTELITLGRTLKKRAADVLAYFDRPGTSNGPTEAINGRLEHLRGSALGFRNLTNYIARSLLETGGFRTQLLAPRQ from the coding sequence GTGCCTGACGCTACCGGTCGGGCGGGCTTCGCCTGCGCTGACCTGACGACTTTCTGCCGCCTCGACGAACTTGGGCTGCAGGTGACCGGACAACGCCTTGAGCCCGGCCGTGCTGTGCTGGCGTGCCGGGTGACCGACGAGGACCGGTGGTGTCGTCGCTGCGGCGAAGAAGGCATCCCACGCGACAGCCTCACCCGTACTCTGGCCCATGAGCCGTTCGGGTGGCGCCCCACCACACTGCTGGTGACCATCCGTCGCTACCGGTGCGCCGGCTGCGCCCACGTGTGGCGACAAGACACCACCAGGATGGCCGAACCACGTGCCAAGCTGTCGCGGCGTGCTCTGCGGTGGGCGCTGGAAGCCATTGTCTGCCAGCATCTATCCGTGGCTCGCATCGCCGAAGCGCTCGCGGTGTCGTGGAACACCGCCAACAACGCGGTGCTGGCAGAAGGCCGACGGGTGCTGATCGCCGATCCGGCCCGTTTCGACGGCGTGGCGGTGATCGGCGTCGATGAGCACGTCTGGCGGCACACCCGTCGCGGTGACAGGTACGTCACCGTCATCATCGATCTCACCCCTGTGCGTGACGGGACCGGTCCGGCTCGGCTGCTCGACATGGTCGAGGGTCGCTCAAAAAAGGCGTTTCAGGACTGGTTGGCCGAGCGGCCGCAGGACTGGCGTGACGGCGTGGACGTTGTTGCTATGGATGGCTTCTCCGGGTTCAAGACCGCTACCGCCGAGGAACTGCCCGAGGCGGCGACGGTGATGGACCCTTTCCACGTGGTGCGCCTGGCTGGCAACGCCCTCGATGAGTGCCGCCGCCGGGTGCAGCTGGCGACATGTGGGCACCGCGGCCGCAAGTCCGACCCGCTCTACACCTGCCGACGCACCCTGCACACCGGTGCCGATCTGCTCACCGACCGCCAGCGCACCCGGCTGGCCGCCTTGTTCGCCGCCGACGCCCACGCAGAAGTCGAGGCCACCTGGCAGATGTATCAGCGCACCGTGGCCGCGTATCGTGAACCCGACCGCACGAAAGGCCGCACGATGATGGCGGCGCTGATCACCACGCTGAGCACCGGCGTTCCCAAGCCGCTGACCGAACTGATCACCCTGGGACGGACCCTGAAGAAGCGTGCCGCCGACGTGCTGGCCTACTTCGACCGCCCCGGCACCTCCAACGGGCCCACCGAAGCGATCAACGGCCGCCTCGAACACCTGCGCGGATCCGCGCTGGGCTTCCGCAACCTCACCAACTACATCGCCCGGTCACTGCTCGAGACCGGAGGCTTCCGAACTCAGCTCCTTGCACCTCGGCAGTGA
- a CDS encoding plasmid pRiA4b ORF-3 family protein: MSGGGVDLSMLQQLMADAGRDLFAGVFDEPTPEVGAVPERVRGFRVRVDLMYAKPPIWRRLVLPGDLVLDELHDVLQVAMGWQDGHLHKFGVGADRRTRAYFVTRFDLSEGDDGLVEDGVRLDQVVSGKGDRLFYDYDFGDGWEHVLVVEDVLDDPPSAPVCLAGKMACPPEDCGGLGGYEELAAWVRGGYDPRATPMGLGAQEMRDWLPRGWHPDRFSVTETNDALAASNMR; this comes from the coding sequence GTGTCCGGGGGTGGTGTGGACCTGTCGATGCTGCAACAGCTGATGGCCGATGCTGGCCGGGATTTGTTCGCGGGAGTGTTCGATGAACCGACACCCGAGGTGGGAGCTGTGCCGGAGCGTGTGCGGGGTTTCCGGGTGCGGGTCGACCTGATGTACGCCAAGCCGCCGATCTGGCGTCGTCTGGTCCTGCCGGGTGACCTCGTGCTCGATGAGCTGCATGACGTGCTGCAGGTTGCGATGGGCTGGCAGGACGGTCATCTGCATAAGTTCGGTGTCGGGGCGGACCGGCGTACCCGTGCCTACTTCGTCACCAGATTTGATCTCAGCGAAGGCGACGACGGTCTCGTCGAGGACGGTGTGCGCCTGGATCAGGTGGTCTCCGGTAAGGGCGACCGGTTGTTCTATGACTACGACTTCGGCGACGGATGGGAGCACGTGCTGGTGGTCGAAGACGTTCTCGATGATCCACCTTCGGCTCCGGTGTGCCTGGCGGGCAAGATGGCCTGCCCGCCGGAGGATTGTGGTGGCTTGGGCGGCTATGAGGAATTGGCTGCGTGGGTTCGTGGCGGGTACGACCCGCGGGCAACACCGATGGGGCTGGGTGCGCAGGAGATGCGCGACTGGCTGCCCCGAGGCTGGCACCCCGATCGTTTCTCGGTGACCGAGACCAATGACGCTCTGGCCGCGTCGAATATGCGTTGA
- a CDS encoding tyrosine-type recombinase/integrase, whose protein sequence is MFRPAVARANRLGGSNPVLPPALKFHALRHTYASLCVVAGIPPLQLSRFMGHAKVTTTLSIYGSSQMRV, encoded by the coding sequence GTGTTCCGTCCTGCGGTCGCGCGCGCCAACCGCCTTGGCGGATCAAACCCCGTTCTGCCGCCCGCGCTGAAGTTCCATGCCCTGCGTCATACCTACGCGAGCCTGTGCGTCGTGGCCGGGATTCCTCCATTGCAGCTTTCGCGCTTTATGGGTCACGCGAAAGTCACCACGACGCTGTCGATTTACGGCTCTTCACAGATGAGGGTGTAG
- a CDS encoding LLM class F420-dependent oxidoreductase, which yields MTSIGYFLSAEQYNPKELVDQARRAEAAGFDRLWISDHFHPWNDEQGESAFVWGVIGALSEVTSLPVSTAVTCPTIRMHPAILAQASATAAVQLDGRFVFGVGSGEALNEHILCDPWPSPGVRLEMLEEAVEVIRALHTGKVISHHGLHYEVQEARIYTLPEQPVPIYVSGFGPQSAELAGRIGDGYCLTMADADLVKTFRAAGGGDKPVQGGMKVSWDRDTDAGIDAAHRLWANDMLPGQLAQTLPRPQDFEDAMSLVPRESVTESITCGPDVDKHVAQVRSYLDADIDEVYVQQIGPDKEGFFAAWEKDVLPQLR from the coding sequence ATGACGAGCATCGGATACTTCCTGTCGGCCGAGCAGTACAACCCCAAAGAGTTGGTCGATCAGGCGCGTCGCGCCGAGGCCGCCGGCTTCGACCGGCTGTGGATCTCCGACCATTTCCACCCGTGGAACGACGAGCAGGGTGAGAGCGCGTTCGTCTGGGGTGTCATCGGCGCGCTGTCTGAGGTGACGTCGCTGCCGGTGTCCACCGCCGTGACCTGCCCGACCATCCGGATGCATCCGGCGATCCTCGCGCAGGCATCCGCCACCGCGGCCGTTCAGCTCGACGGGCGCTTCGTCTTCGGTGTCGGCAGCGGGGAGGCGCTCAACGAGCACATTCTCTGTGACCCGTGGCCGTCGCCAGGGGTGCGACTGGAGATGCTCGAAGAGGCGGTGGAGGTCATCCGCGCGCTCCACACCGGGAAGGTGATCAGCCACCACGGCCTGCATTACGAGGTGCAGGAGGCCCGGATCTATACCCTGCCCGAGCAGCCCGTGCCGATCTACGTGTCCGGGTTCGGTCCCCAGTCCGCAGAACTCGCCGGCCGCATCGGCGACGGCTACTGCTTGACGATGGCCGACGCCGACCTGGTGAAGACCTTCCGCGCCGCGGGCGGCGGCGACAAGCCGGTGCAGGGCGGTATGAAGGTGAGTTGGGATCGTGACACCGACGCCGGCATCGACGCCGCGCACCGGCTGTGGGCCAACGACATGTTGCCCGGCCAGCTCGCGCAGACCCTGCCGCGGCCACAGGATTTCGAGGACGCGATGTCGCTGGTGCCACGGGAATCGGTGACCGAGAGCATCACCTGCGGGCCGGACGTGGACAAGCATGTCGCACAGGTGCGTTCGTATCTGGACGCCGATATCGACGAGGTCTACGTCCAGCAGATCGGACCGGACAAGGAGGGCTTCTTCGCCGCCTGGGAGAAGGACGTGCTTCCCCAGCTCAGGTGA
- a CDS encoding type II toxin-antitoxin system HipA family toxin produces the protein MTDPHRLDLREVDTADVYIGDDLAAHLVRQGGDGVSFAYLNAGANLEGRVRDRSVSWSLLRSGDYPVVTTGGSVPAFFAGLLPEGVRLGVVTSSTKTSADDHLTLLLAIGADTIGNVRVFPAGADPIRPLPLFDPERDTDFRAVFAKMTGSVEADPVGLAGVQPKVSAGMLSTPTQTRSGPAILKLSPAQYPLLVENEHFFMTMAAACGLRVAKTSVLHDAEGRSALLVTRFDREGSVRLAQEDACQVADVYPASKYRIKTETAITGLAEACARGGGSRVAAVVELLKTVVFSWLIGNGDLHGKNLSIYNPNGIWQPTPAYDLLCTQPYVGWKDPMALNLYGRANKLSRTNFIEAGERLGLRQRAVVRMIDAVVDAAEPWPERCEQIGFGDRETGLLAQLLRTRIDGLKMHQSTA, from the coding sequence ATGACTGATCCGCACCGTCTCGACCTGCGCGAGGTCGACACGGCCGACGTCTACATCGGCGACGACCTTGCTGCCCATTTGGTGCGACAAGGTGGTGACGGCGTCAGTTTCGCCTACCTCAACGCAGGGGCCAATCTCGAAGGTCGGGTCCGTGACCGGTCGGTTTCGTGGTCACTGTTGCGTTCGGGCGACTATCCAGTGGTCACGACGGGCGGGTCGGTGCCGGCGTTCTTCGCCGGGCTCCTCCCCGAGGGTGTCCGGCTGGGCGTGGTGACGTCGTCGACCAAAACCTCTGCCGATGACCACCTCACCTTGCTGCTTGCCATCGGAGCCGACACGATCGGCAACGTCCGGGTGTTCCCCGCCGGGGCGGATCCGATCCGGCCACTACCGCTGTTCGACCCCGAACGTGACACCGACTTCCGCGCCGTTTTTGCCAAGATGACCGGCTCCGTCGAGGCAGACCCGGTGGGTTTGGCGGGGGTTCAACCCAAGGTTAGCGCCGGCATGTTGTCAACGCCTACACAGACCAGGTCGGGGCCGGCGATCCTGAAGCTCAGTCCCGCGCAGTATCCGCTGCTCGTGGAGAACGAGCATTTCTTCATGACGATGGCCGCGGCGTGCGGTCTCAGGGTTGCCAAGACGTCGGTGCTGCACGATGCCGAGGGACGAAGTGCCTTGCTGGTAACGCGTTTCGACCGTGAAGGCTCCGTCAGGCTTGCGCAGGAGGATGCGTGCCAGGTCGCTGATGTCTATCCCGCCTCGAAATACCGCATCAAGACCGAAACCGCCATCACCGGACTCGCCGAGGCATGTGCGCGAGGCGGAGGTTCCAGGGTTGCCGCGGTTGTCGAGTTGCTCAAAACCGTTGTGTTTTCGTGGCTTATCGGCAACGGCGATCTACATGGCAAGAACCTGTCGATCTACAATCCGAACGGAATATGGCAACCGACTCCTGCCTACGACCTGCTGTGCACCCAGCCTTATGTGGGCTGGAAAGACCCGATGGCGCTCAATCTGTACGGCCGCGCCAATAAGCTGAGCCGGACAAATTTCATCGAGGCGGGGGAACGTCTCGGGCTGCGGCAACGCGCGGTCGTCAGGATGATCGACGCCGTTGTCGACGCTGCGGAGCCTTGGCCGGAGCGGTGCGAGCAGATCGGGTTCGGTGACAGGGAAACCGGGCTTCTTGCGCAGCTGCTCCGCACACGGATCGACGGCCTGAAAATGCACCAGTCGACCGCCTGA
- a CDS encoding helix-turn-helix domain-containing protein: MGPRRRKSQRDGAMPEIARIGVAFAERRIALRLTQQTLADLAGVSRSSVQSLERGSGSISFGSVIEIADALGLHVDVSAMAE; encoded by the coding sequence ATGGGTCCCAGGCGTAGGAAATCGCAACGCGATGGTGCTATGCCTGAAATCGCACGCATAGGTGTGGCGTTCGCTGAGAGGCGGATCGCGCTGCGGCTCACGCAACAAACTTTGGCTGACTTGGCTGGGGTGTCCCGCTCCAGTGTTCAGTCACTTGAGCGGGGGAGCGGATCGATCAGCTTCGGGTCTGTCATCGAGATTGCTGACGCTTTGGGGCTCCACGTCGACGTGAGCGCGATGGCGGAATGA
- a CDS encoding ABC transporter ATP-binding protein: MSTGEPLLEVTDLVKHFPIKAGAIIEREVGRVRAVDGVSLTLREGETLGLVGESGCGKSTLCRLILQLMAPTSGSVRFQGEELVGRSRRDLRPIRRHIQMVFQDPYASLNPRKRIGQIIGDPIELHGLASGAEVKRQVQDLLDRVGLQAEHYNRFPHEFSGGQRQRIGIARALALRPKLIIADEPVSALDVSVQAQIINLLEDLQDEFGLSYLFVAHDLGVVRHVSDRVAVMYLGKIVETASATELYDKPFHPYSTALLSAVPIPDPRRNAARERLILEGDVPSPIDPPSGCRFHTRCRWATEVCSAEEPDMIERERAHLAACHHPRNLEAVAAG, encoded by the coding sequence GTGAGCACCGGCGAGCCCCTGCTCGAGGTCACCGACCTGGTCAAGCACTTCCCGATCAAGGCGGGCGCGATCATCGAGCGCGAGGTCGGGCGGGTACGCGCGGTGGACGGTGTCAGCCTGACCTTGCGCGAGGGCGAGACACTGGGGCTGGTCGGCGAGTCCGGGTGCGGGAAATCGACGCTGTGCCGGCTGATCTTGCAGTTGATGGCACCGACCTCGGGGTCGGTGCGCTTCCAGGGCGAAGAGTTGGTGGGCCGGTCCCGCCGGGACCTGCGGCCGATCCGCCGCCACATCCAGATGGTGTTCCAGGATCCGTATGCGTCGCTCAACCCGCGCAAGCGGATCGGGCAGATCATCGGCGACCCGATCGAGTTGCACGGGTTGGCCAGCGGCGCCGAGGTGAAGCGTCAGGTGCAGGATCTGCTGGACCGGGTGGGTCTGCAGGCCGAGCACTACAACCGCTTCCCGCACGAGTTCTCCGGCGGGCAACGCCAGCGCATCGGGATCGCCCGCGCGCTGGCGTTGCGGCCCAAGCTGATCATCGCCGACGAGCCGGTATCGGCGCTGGACGTCTCGGTGCAGGCGCAGATCATCAACCTGCTCGAGGATCTGCAGGACGAGTTCGGGCTGTCGTATCTGTTCGTCGCGCACGATCTCGGTGTGGTGCGCCATGTCTCGGACCGGGTGGCGGTGATGTACCTGGGCAAGATCGTCGAGACCGCCTCGGCCACCGAGCTGTACGACAAGCCGTTCCATCCATACTCGACCGCGCTGCTATCGGCGGTCCCCATCCCCGACCCGCGGCGCAACGCGGCCCGGGAGCGGCTGATCCTGGAGGGTGATGTGCCCAGTCCGATCGATCCGCCGTCGGGGTGCCGGTTCCACACCCGGTGCCGGTGGGCCACCGAGGTCTGTTCGGCCGAGGAGCCGGACATGATCGAACGGGAGCGGGCGCATCTGGCGGCGTGTCATCACCCGCGGAATCTGGAGGCGGTGGCCGCCGGCTGA
- a CDS encoding ABC transporter ATP-binding protein → MSPLLEVEDLRVRFTTQDGVVSAVDGVSFGLAAGEVLAIVGESGSGKSVTAQTVLGLTRAPNATIEGAVRFGGKDLTALDDRELQSIRGEHIAMVFQDPMTSLNPVYRVGDQITEMIRAHRDVSRAEARDRAIELLRTVGIPNPERRVRDYPHEFSGGMRQRVMIAMALSLEPEVLIADEPTTALDVTIQAQILRLLADLNAERGLAVVLITHDLGVVAEVADRVLVMYAGQVVEDASVDDIFYDPQHPYTWGLFGSLTPLDAPQHSRLPQIGGAPPSLLSLPPGCRFAPRCPHAFEKCSQAPSLETRAATGHLDRCWLEPAQKSTLREVDGRIGLRKVVSL, encoded by the coding sequence ATGAGTCCCTTACTCGAAGTCGAGGATCTGCGAGTCCGTTTCACCACCCAGGACGGCGTGGTGAGCGCCGTCGACGGCGTCTCGTTCGGCCTGGCCGCCGGTGAGGTGCTCGCGATCGTCGGCGAGTCCGGGTCGGGCAAGAGCGTCACCGCCCAGACCGTGCTCGGCCTGACCCGCGCACCGAACGCGACCATCGAGGGTGCCGTACGGTTCGGCGGCAAGGATCTCACCGCGCTCGACGACCGCGAACTGCAGTCCATCCGTGGCGAGCACATCGCGATGGTGTTCCAGGATCCGATGACATCGCTGAATCCGGTCTACCGGGTGGGGGACCAGATCACCGAGATGATCCGGGCCCACCGCGACGTCTCCCGCGCCGAAGCGCGTGACCGTGCCATCGAATTGCTGCGCACCGTCGGCATTCCCAATCCCGAGCGTCGGGTGCGCGATTACCCGCACGAGTTCTCCGGCGGTATGCGGCAGCGGGTGATGATCGCGATGGCGCTGTCGCTGGAACCCGAGGTGCTGATCGCCGACGAACCCACCACGGCGCTCGATGTGACCATCCAGGCGCAGATCCTGCGGCTGCTGGCCGATTTGAACGCCGAGCGTGGACTGGCGGTGGTGCTGATCACCCATGACCTCGGCGTGGTCGCCGAGGTGGCCGACCGGGTGCTGGTCATGTACGCCGGGCAGGTGGTCGAGGACGCCAGCGTCGACGACATCTTCTACGACCCCCAACATCCCTACACCTGGGGGCTGTTCGGATCGCTGACCCCGCTCGACGCGCCGCAGCACTCGCGGCTGCCGCAGATCGGGGGAGCGCCGCCGTCGCTGCTGTCCTTGCCGCCCGGGTGCCGTTTTGCGCCGCGCTGCCCGCATGCGTTCGAGAAGTGCTCGCAGGCACCATCATTGGAGACTCGGGCGGCGACCGGCCATCTGGACAGGTGTTGGCTGGAGCCGGCGCAGAAGTCGACGCTGCGTGAGGTGGACGGCCGGATCGGGCTGCGCAAGGTGGTGAGCCTGTGA
- a CDS encoding ABC transporter permease has product MLRFVIRRLSGMVAVLFAISVLVFLIFNVIPNSDPAARIAGKNADPELIARVSADLGLDQPLYVQYLTMMKQIFTGQLTSYASSQNVVEQIWKGLPATLSLCIGAAVLWMVLAIWFGYLSAVHAGKFTDRALTILSLVGISVPVFWLAAILLYYLSFKAELFPTSGYVPLSRDPLDWAYHLILPWLTLAVLYVGFYSRVLRSNMLDVMNDDHVRTARAKGISERQVRIKHVLRNSMIPVVTLFGLDFGAVVGGGAILTETVFNLNGVGLYAGQAIGTLDLPPLIGVTMFGAFFIVLFNTLVDVAYAFLDPRIRIGEAAPV; this is encoded by the coding sequence GTGTTGCGATTCGTGATTCGACGCCTCAGCGGGATGGTCGCGGTGCTGTTCGCGATCTCGGTGCTGGTGTTCCTGATCTTCAACGTGATTCCCAACTCCGACCCCGCCGCCAGGATCGCGGGCAAGAACGCCGACCCGGAGCTGATCGCCAGGGTGAGTGCGGATCTGGGACTCGACCAGCCGCTGTATGTGCAGTACCTGACGATGATGAAGCAGATCTTCACCGGCCAGCTGACCTCGTATGCCAGCTCGCAGAACGTCGTCGAACAGATCTGGAAGGGTCTGCCCGCCACGTTGTCGCTGTGCATCGGCGCCGCGGTGCTCTGGATGGTGCTGGCCATCTGGTTCGGCTATCTCAGCGCCGTGCATGCCGGCAAGTTCACCGACCGGGCGTTGACCATCCTGTCGCTGGTCGGCATATCGGTACCCGTGTTCTGGCTGGCGGCAATACTGTTGTACTACTTGAGCTTCAAGGCCGAACTCTTTCCCACCAGTGGTTACGTGCCACTGTCCAGGGACCCGCTGGACTGGGCGTATCACCTGATCCTGCCGTGGTTGACGCTGGCGGTGCTGTATGTCGGCTTCTACAGCCGGGTGTTGCGCTCCAACATGCTCGACGTGATGAACGATGACCATGTGCGCACTGCCCGCGCGAAGGGGATCAGCGAGCGACAGGTCCGCATCAAACACGTGCTGCGCAACTCCATGATCCCGGTCGTGACGCTGTTCGGCCTCGATTTCGGCGCGGTCGTCGGCGGTGGGGCGATCCTCACCGAGACCGTGTTCAACCTCAACGGTGTCGGCCTGTATGCGGGACAGGCGATCGGAACGCTGGATCTGCCGCCGCTGATCGGGGTGACCATGTTCGGCGCATTCTTCATCGTGCTGTTCAACACCCTGGTCGACGTGGCGTACGCATTCCTGGACCCGCGCATCCGGATCGGAGAGGCAGCACCGGTATGA
- a CDS encoding ABC transporter permease, with protein MATPTDAVEAPGDPVPPAGVPAARIRGRSPWYLAWLRLRRNRISLAFGALFLLIVLFCLAAPLWADQVAHTGPNENHITDTVLIDGQQTDVVSPDGTPIGPGLHGRYLLGADQNGRDVMVRLMYGGRTSIYIGVAAAAITTVLAVLVGLLCGYYRGWVDATLSRIMDVVWAFPVLLLGIALGTALALGGLKIGALQIAGDSLWIPIMIIGLVYVPYMARPIRGEILALREKEFMEAAVAQGKGPVRIMVSELLPNVVSTIIVFFTLNIANNMLLESALSFLGAGVRAPNASWGTMIADGYQTIYTAPHLTIVPGLMIVLTVLSLNVFGDGLRDALDPRAKIRLEH; from the coding sequence ATGGCTACGCCCACTGACGCCGTTGAAGCGCCCGGGGACCCCGTCCCACCGGCGGGGGTCCCCGCGGCGCGGATCCGAGGCCGAAGCCCCTGGTATCTGGCGTGGCTTCGGCTGCGGCGCAACAGAATCAGCCTCGCTTTCGGGGCGCTGTTCCTGCTGATCGTGCTGTTCTGCCTGGCGGCGCCGCTGTGGGCCGACCAGGTGGCGCACACCGGTCCCAACGAGAACCACATCACCGACACGGTGCTGATCGACGGGCAGCAAACCGACGTCGTGTCACCGGATGGCACTCCGATCGGGCCGGGCCTGCACGGCCGTTATCTGCTGGGCGCCGACCAGAACGGCCGAGATGTGATGGTGCGCCTGATGTATGGCGGTAGGACGTCCATCTACATCGGTGTTGCGGCGGCGGCCATCACCACGGTGCTGGCCGTCCTGGTCGGGCTGCTGTGCGGCTACTACCGCGGCTGGGTCGACGCGACGCTGTCGAGGATCATGGATGTGGTCTGGGCGTTCCCGGTGCTGCTGCTCGGTATCGCGCTGGGCACCGCACTCGCACTGGGCGGCTTGAAGATCGGTGCGCTGCAGATCGCCGGCGATTCGCTGTGGATACCGATCATGATCATCGGTCTGGTGTACGTGCCCTACATGGCGCGGCCGATTCGCGGTGAGATCCTCGCACTGCGGGAGAAGGAGTTCATGGAAGCGGCAGTGGCCCAGGGAAAGGGGCCGGTGCGCATCATGGTGAGCGAACTGCTGCCGAACGTGGTGTCCACCATCATCGTGTTCTTCACCCTGAACATCGCCAACAATATGCTGCTGGAGTCCGCGCTGTCGTTCCTGGGCGCCGGCGTGCGGGCGCCGAATGCCTCCTGGGGCACCATGATCGCCGACGGCTATCAGACCATCTACACCGCGCCGCACCTGACGATCGTGCCCGGTTTGATGATCGTGTTGACCGTGTTGTCGCTCAACGTGTTCGGTGACGGCCTGCGGGACGCGCTGGATCCGCGGGCCAAGATCCGGTTGGAGCACTGA
- a CDS encoding ABC transporter substrate-binding protein — MSKLRTALRKVTVLSCISAVAVFGVAACGSDDGSGASGGGGEINISMTSFPDYIDPQLSYTLEGWEVLYNVYTPLLTYKHARGEEGTAVVPGLAEAMPEISDDGKTYKLKLRSGMKFSDGTPIKASDFTYAIQRLFKADSGGSVFYSGIVGAPAYADGTADTISGIVTDDATGDITITLDAPNGTFENVLGLPFAAPVPASTPLADDATNNPPPSSGPFMITSVEAPQSMTMERNPNFQSVLDAGATEVADANVDKIVVTQNKSNSAQVTGVEQNTIDFMVDPPDADRLQEVKTRFGDRFRMEESINTYYFWMNNQTAPFNDVRVRQAVNYAIDPEALNRVFGGRLHPTQQILPPGMPGYEEYKLYPGPDMNKAKALLAEANPADRDITVWTNDEPDRKRIGEYYHDVLNQLGFNATLKVIAGDVYFTTIGNQSTPDLDTGFGNWFQDFPHPDDFFRPLLNSDAILPTNGNNFSRASYPELDAKMDELLTKQLTEGDTEAQYAALDKAYMERAAWAPYGNEQFTTFVSDRIDFDKAYHHLLFNQDWSALALK, encoded by the coding sequence ATGAGCAAGCTGCGCACAGCCCTGCGCAAGGTAACTGTCCTGTCCTGTATCTCCGCCGTCGCCGTCTTCGGGGTCGCCGCGTGCGGCAGCGACGACGGCTCCGGCGCCTCCGGTGGCGGGGGTGAGATCAACATCTCGATGACATCCTTCCCGGATTACATCGACCCGCAGCTGTCCTACACCCTCGAAGGGTGGGAGGTGCTCTACAACGTCTACACGCCGCTACTGACCTATAAACACGCCAGGGGAGAAGAGGGCACCGCGGTGGTGCCGGGTCTCGCCGAAGCGATGCCTGAGATCTCGGACGACGGCAAGACCTACAAGTTGAAGCTGCGGTCGGGCATGAAGTTCTCCGACGGCACACCGATCAAGGCCTCGGACTTCACCTACGCCATTCAGCGGCTGTTCAAGGCGGACTCGGGTGGTTCGGTGTTCTACTCGGGCATCGTCGGTGCGCCCGCATACGCCGACGGCACCGCCGACACCATCTCCGGGATCGTCACCGACGATGCCACCGGCGATATCACCATCACGCTGGACGCCCCGAACGGAACCTTCGAGAACGTGCTGGGATTGCCGTTCGCGGCGCCCGTGCCGGCGAGCACCCCGCTCGCCGATGACGCGACGAACAATCCGCCCCCATCGAGCGGACCGTTCATGATCACGAGCGTGGAAGCCCCGCAGAGCATGACGATGGAGCGCAACCCGAACTTCCAGAGCGTGCTCGATGCCGGGGCCACCGAGGTCGCCGATGCCAATGTCGACAAGATCGTGGTGACCCAGAACAAGAGCAACTCCGCTCAGGTCACCGGTGTCGAGCAGAACACCATCGACTTCATGGTCGACCCGCCGGACGCGGACCGCCTGCAGGAGGTCAAAACCCGCTTCGGCGATCGGTTCCGGATGGAGGAGTCGATCAATACCTACTACTTCTGGATGAACAACCAGACCGCGCCGTTCAACGATGTGCGGGTGCGTCAGGCCGTCAACTACGCCATCGACCCCGAAGCGCTCAACCGGGTGTTCGGCGGGCGGCTGCACCCGACGCAGCAGATCCTGCCGCCGGGCATGCCGGGCTACGAAGAATACAAGCTTTACCCGGGGCCGGATATGAACAAGGCCAAAGCGCTGCTGGCCGAGGCGAACCCGGCGGACCGCGATATCACGGTGTGGACCAACGACGAGCCCGACCGCAAGCGGATCGGTGAGTACTACCACGACGTGCTCAACCAGCTGGGCTTCAACGCGACGCTGAAGGTGATCGCCGGTGACGTGTACTTCACCACGATCGGCAACCAGTCGACCCCGGACCTGGATACCGGGTTCGGCAACTGGTTCCAGGACTTCCCGCATCCGGACGACTTCTTCCGGCCGCTGCTCAACAGCGACGCGATCCTGCCCACCAACGGCAACAACTTCTCCCGCGCGTCCTACCCGGAGCTGGACGCCAAGATGGACGAGCTGCTGACCAAGCAGCTCACCGAGGGTGATACCGAGGCTCAATACGCCGCGTTGGACAAGGCCTATATGGAGCGGGCCGCGTGGGCGCCGTACGGCAACGAACAGTTCACCACCTTCGTCTCCGACCGGATCGACTTCGACAAGGCCTACCATCATCTCCTGTTCAACCAGGACTGGTCGGCGCTGGCGCTGAAGTAG